CGCGACTTGACTACACCGGTGCAAAAGAGCTTTTGGCACGACAATGGGAGGCGGATTGGGGGGATACTGATCCAAGAGATAACCTGCTGTAGTGGTGCGATAACCGCTTAAAGTGTGACTGGCTTGGATGTTTTGCAGTAGACGAATCCTTCTGGAAAGTAAAGACTTGACCCATTGAGCAATATCGTTCTTTCTAGGGCGTTCATTTATGGTCACACGGTCAGCCGGCGAATTGATTCCCAACCGCAGCCTCAACCTCTATTTCAACCTCGAACTCTCAGTTCCATTTCGATTCCCCAACCATTAGACAAAGTCGCCTTTACCGACTTTTTGGAGTCCATACGAGGACTCGCGGGATCGTCAATTCTTGATCATCGCTTTCAAACCCATCATGCTATCTATGTGGTAGATGGTGTGGGTACACGATAGCCTCTACCATCGCAAAGAGTGATAGATCTTTAGATGGAAACTCAATACTCTTATTCAAGAAGACTTACGACCATACAAAGTTTCCCGATCACCGTAAGCACGGACATCATAGCGCCTGAGTTTCTGACGCCATCGCGAATGACCTAGTGGCTGAACGACACGCAAGCGATACAAAGAAGTACCCCCGACGATCTGATATTGCCAATGCTCGCGAGTCTACCCAGAAGCCGCCAGCTGACAAGGAGGATGACACGAGTAATGGGCCTTTTCCAATCGAACCGTGACTTGGCAGAGCCCAAGCTGCCAAGGCTCGCCAGTTGCGGTCTCGTGGTAGGATGATCGCGATGAGTGGAAATCTGGGCTCCCAAATGGTTGGGCATCACCCCGCAGTCGTTGCATTAGTGTTGAAATAGTGTTAGAGTATCCCCAAAGTCTAACCCCAGATTTTGTCGCTCGAGCAGTCTTGGCATTGCATCCTGGTGGAAAACGTGCGCGTTGGTTATGATAGCTCTCCAGACACCGCTCAAAGCTTCGCATAATTGTGCAGGAGATAATCGTCATAATCTGATTAGGCATCTCTCTGGCATGATGTCATGGGCGATATTTAGGCTTACGAGAACCCCTGCTACTTGCAGGGAAATTCTTATCTCCTAAGTTTCTAGGTCACGATTTCTCAGTCACACTGATTTCCTTTGGCCGAAGACTGGGACGGACCTCCTGAAAATGTCGGCACCAGATATTGtcgacgagaagaaacatgATGCTCAGCATGTGGAGAGTGTCAGGAGCCTCATCACCATTGACAACATCCAGGTGCTCGGTCTGAGTCCTGAGGACGCGCAATTCTACACAGACTTCTCGGCGGAGCAGAAAAAGGCAGTCTTGCGCAAGGTGCGTTTTCAGGTATATGAGCCCATGGGactaaattaatctataccCCCTGACATCAGGTTGATATTCGCTTGGTGCCAATGTTGGCCGTACTTTACTTGATCTCTCAGATTGACCGAGCCAACATCGGAAATGCAAAGATTGAGGGACTCACGGAAGACTTGCGACTAAGTGGCATCCAGTATAACATTGTACTGAGCATTTTCTTCGTCCCCTATGTGCTTCTCGGTAAGCATGCATTACGGCCTGACAATCCGCGCGGCACTAACCATGGTTGCAGAGGTGCCGAGTAATATCCTATTGAAGAGCTTTTTCAGGCCTTCAATCTATCTGGGGATTCTCATCACTTGCTGGGGAATTGTGATGACCCTAACAGGCATTGTGCAAAACTTCGCTGGTTTGCTCATTACACGTCTTCTACTAGGTGCTTTCGAGTAAGTCCTCTTTGCCCAAGTTACCCTACTCAACTATGTACTTTGTTAATGCTCCCAAAAGAGCAGGATTCTACCCCGCGGCAATATATCTATGCACATTCTGGTACATGCCGAAGGATCTCGCCTATCGCGTTTCTATCTTTTACTGTGCCAGTGCTCTTTCTGGGGCTTTCTCGGGTCTTCTAGCCGCCGGAATTGCGCAAATGCATGGAATTGGTGGCCAGGAAGGTTGGCGATGGATCTTCCTGCTGGAGGGGCTTGCAACGGTAGTACTCGGAGTGATGTGCTTTTTTCTGCTAATTGATTCACCGAGAAGATCGAGCAAGTGGCTCAGCCCTGACGAAATACGATACCTTGAGCTGCAACATTTCATAAAGGAAGGGGGTGATTTTAAGgagcagagaaagagggTCTCATGGGAGGAGCTTAAGACTGTCCTTTCCAACTGGAGGTTGTATATGCTGTCGTACATCTTGCTCTGCCAGTCTGCCGCCGCATACGGTTCGTTGACTCCCATTATTTGTAGGGTGTCGCACTCATCAAGGAATACACAGGCCTCAAATTTACCATGCCTACTATCACGAAGGCCATGGGATTTACCAATACGAACGCACAGCTCATGGTTGCGCCCCCGTATATTGCGGCTGCCATCTCCGCCATCTGTTCCTCTAAACTGTCCGACCACTTTTACTGGCGAATGCCTTTCGCTGCGATACCACTGACGATAGTCACAATTGGTTACTTTATTGTCATCTCGTTCCATGGACAATTGAACGAAAATATTGGCCCTACCTACTTCGCCATGATACTTGTATGTATCGGTCTTTACCCGACTCACCCTGCAACCACCTCATGGTTGGCCAACAACCTGGCTCCATCCGGACGCAGAGCGATTGGCCTTGCTCTTAGTATCTGCATTGGAAATACCGGCGGCGTTATCGGTAGTTACATGTACATGGATAAAGAGGCCCCCACGTATTATACCGGGTTTGGCTTGTCACTCGCTTTCGGTGGCTCTGGATTGATCGTAGCGCTTCTGCTAGAGCTTTCATATATCTACGCCAACCGGATGAAGGCAAAGGAATCTGAAGCGGAGATCAGAGAGCGATACAGTGACGATGAGCTGTTGGCGATGGGTGACAAGTCTCCTCTATTCAAGTACACGCTGTGAGGGATGTCGCATGTCGGAGTTGGCTTTCGTTCTAGGGCAAGCGTGAATATTTCAACATTCGCAATACACTATAAATACGATGGCTGTTTTCCGAAATTCGATCATGATCTATTATGCGGTTATCTTTACCAGTCCCTAGCAGGGTACCTTACTACGCATGTACTGGCTATGATAGATAGAGGCTGGCTAGCCTTGATTCAAGTAAAGGCCgaacaagaagaaacagGCAATGAACGAGGCCCTCCGCTTTGGTCAGCATTCATTTAGGTCTGACCTTCCGACTGCAAGTATTGTTCAAGAAGTCCTGTTGCACTTGCTCAAAGGGATACATTAAAATTTAGCAAGTATAGGCATATAGATTCATTCCTCTATTGACATCTAAACGAATggatgaaaaagagaaacccaaaaacaacaataacaacattACGCTAAAACACCCTAATGTCAAGAAAAACCGATCATACATCCAGAAGCCCTTGAACAACATCCTGTACTCCCTCAagcatcttctccatcggtTCATCAGAATCTAGTAAAATCACATCACCTTCAGACCCAGACGGACTCTCCAAGGTATCCAACTGCGAGTCGACCATGGCGGAGCTCATATAATGACCCTCCTTAGCAGATCGGGCAATGAGACGGTCCTTCAGCTGCGCTCGATCCTTGATCGACAACATAAGGAAAGTAACGTTGACGGGGAAATCAAATAGTCGAGACAAGCGTCGTAGTTCATCACGGTAGATAGTCCGGAGTGCCGAGCAGGTTACCACGACTGCTGGTGCTGCTGAGTGTTGAAGTCGATCCATCACCGCTCCACGAATATGAGCCAGCCAGTCCCACCGGTCGCTATCGGTGAGAGGAATATTGTTGGCCATCCGCTGTCGAGACGCTGGAGAGTGGAGATCGTCGCCTTCAATAATGGGTATGCTGAATCGTTGCGCCAATGCTTGTGCAGCGGTACTTTTCCCGCAGCCGCAGGGACCTGCCAGGAAGATGACCTCGCGGGACTTCTTGGAGATAGATGTTGTGTCCTTGTTTGACCAGCATTGGTTTTGGAAATGCGCCATGAACCGCGATACGAATTGTGCGTTGAGTCCTCCCGCTTGGCGCAGAGCTGGTGCACCGGCCTGCGCCTTCTTTGTGTCGTAGAGGAGGACTCGACTAGGCCGGTCATTGTCGTACTTGCTGGCAAAAAACTCGATCAGCTTTATTGGAGGATTTGCGGCTGGGTCTGGGTTAGATTGACGCAAACGATTCAACCACTCGCGCTGGGGCAGTTGCTCAAATTCTAGCCCAGCGGTTTTCAGAAACGGAAGCAAGTCGCGAGTCCAATGGCTGAGTGTGGGATTGGTCAGGTTGACGATGTTCGCTACGTTCGTTCCCAAGGTGAGTTCAATGACGCTGGTTGCGATGACATCAACAGGGGTCCAGGAGAGAATATCGTCTAGCTCGGGAAGAGCTTTGATGGTCTTCGCCGTCTGGAGGATCATCGGAATAGCCTCTGTAGCATTCCAGATGCCATGCACGGTATCCGCAACAATTTGACCCACACGTAAGACTCGGGCAGCGATGTTGGTGTGTTGCGCGGCGCGGTTGACGATGTGCTCTGTCACTAGCTTAGACTGCGCGTAGCCCATGCCTTGGGCGTATGATAAAGACTCAGGCAGCTCTTCCGGTACCCAGTGGCCAGGGGTCCGAGCCACTGTGCTTACAGACGAACAGAAGGAGAATCTTGCGGGCATAGGCGCCTGTGCATCCAGACATAGGTCGAGCAGATTGCGAGTCGCAGCAATGCAGCTATCCTCGAAGCTGCCCAGAGACCAGTTGAAATTGACAGACCAAGCACAGTGGATCACCGCAGTAAGTGACTGAGTTAACTGCTTGTAAGTGGGTTCATCCAATCCGAGGCGAGATGTGTTGGAGAGTTGTGCGGGCAAAGCGACAATCTTGCGCTCATCAGGCGGACTTAAGCTGTATAACAGACCGCGGTCGTAAAGGCTTTGGCGCACTCTGCGAAGGGCATCGTGTGCAGAATTTGCCCGAACCAAGCAAAAGACGGTATGAACCTGTTCCATCTGAACCAGTTGGGCAACGAGGTGGGCACCCAGCGAGCCGGTAGCCCCAGTAACAGCGATGCGCTCCCCATTAACTGTTTGAGGTACTGGGGTATGCGCCTTGAAATTGTTGCTATACTTGTCAATCAGCTGCGACATCTGTTCCTCGATGGGAATCTCTTTGTCTGCATCGAGCCCCAGACGGAGCCGGGTGATCTCATCTGCCATGCGTTGAATAGAGGGATGTTCAAAGACGAAGTTCTGGGATAGTCTTTGGCCGCCGACGTTGAGCGTCTTGGTGATTATTTTGCGTAAGCGAATCGACTGTAAGCTGTCCACACCAAGACTGAACACGTCGGTGGTATCATCCAACACAGCCGAATTGATCGTTGGGGCCACTTCTAGCAAGCTTTCTCGGAGAAACATGTTCAACTCGGTTCCCTCAAGGACTCGATCACCCGTGGCATCACCCTGTTCATAGACCTGTTCAATCTGTTCATTGAAATCGCGATAGAATGCAGAGCGAATGACGGTGCCCTTGTCTGTTGCTCGATATACCGTATCAGAAGGGAGGACTTGGATCATATCACGCGAGATGTGAGCATAGGATGGGGAGTCCGCATTGCACTTTTCGATGGCCGGAAAGACCGCATCAATGATCTCTTCGTCGGTCTTGCTCAGAGCATTGGCTGCACGGACTAGGAACAGTCCTAAGCGATCCTTGTTGGCACCAAAAGCAATCGCCTCGCCCACGTCCGGATGATTACGAGCCACACCTTCAATAATGAGAGGGTTAGCCTTTTCACCATTCTCCAGCACAAGTGTATCGTCCAGTCGAGCGTAGTAACGCCAGGCATTGGGCTTGGTCGGATGCTTCTCGAATAGATCTTTGGTCGCATAGGATCCATCGGGGCGGTTGCTCGCCACCTTCGATGGCCAACCCTCTAGGACCGACAGTTCGTAGATGCCAGGGAATCGCTCTTCCCATCGGATATATGGCAGCAAGGAGGGACCCGGTCGAACATAATCCCAGTCCAGGTCTGAGCGCTCTCGGAAGGATGTCATCAGTTGTCCGGTTTCAGTGGTTCCATAATGGGAAACTAGTAAAGTCCCATTTTTCACGAGAGTGTCGCCAATTGGCTTGGGACAGGACGAGCCCCCAAACATGACCAGCTCCATCCGTGCCAAGGACTCGAGGCCCTGTTCTGATTCAGAAAGGAGTTTCAAGGCATATGGAACGGCATAGAGCACTTGAATATCAGGGTGTCCCTGCAGGGTGGATAATAAGTAAGAGGCCGTCAATGGTAGCTTTGCATTGTACATGTAAATTAGCTTCTGCGAGTGAATTGCTCGGAAAAGACAACTGATGCCGTGGGCATGAAAGAGAGGCAGGGTGATAAATCCCTTGAGGCCAAAATTATTGGCGTAATTCTTCAAAGCACCAGCATGAGTTTGGTAGATCGGTTTAGGGTGTCCTGTTGAACCACTCGAATGGATGATCCAGCACACATTCTTTGACTCCGACGGTCCATCGAATTTGGTCTCGTCAAGGACCAGCTTGCCGGTGGTGGAGCTGTCATAGTCTTCGCGTCTTAAGACCGGCTGCACCGTAACCCCCGTCCTTCTGCTTACGTTGTCCGCCATAGCCTTGAAACCGTCCTGAGCGATGAGAAAGGAGGCTTTGGTAGCGTCGACCAAGCTGACATAGGCATCCTCAGCGATGCGCGTCGAAAGCAACAGTACCGTGTGCCCCAGTCTCGAAATGGCCATCAATGTGACGAGATATTCAAAATCAGAGGGACCAAGTAAGCCTACAACCTGCACAGGATCGTCTGATGACCGACGCTGGGGAACTAGCTCCGCATAGTGGATAGCTGCAGCCTCCACATAGTCATGTAACTGTGATCCCAGGTCAGCCTTGGGTTGAGTTCTATGGTGTCTCCAGACCGCACGGGATAGGTGGGGTGCGTACCTGACGAGGAGTGTAGTACACATAGTCAATGTCCTTGGAAGGGTATGCGACAATAGGTTCATCGGCTGTTTTCCCGTTGGCTCGCGTGAGCAGGAGGTCATGGATTGTGTAGATCTCGCGCTCCGGCTCATCGTACTCGTCGTTTGACGTGACGGGGGAAGAGACTTCCGGGGAAGCAGATGCAGCCTCTGAAGTGGCCGGTGAGGATAGTACCGGCAGCGATGGCGCTGTGCAGGCCATGGTAACGGGATTAACTCAGTTGACTATCTTGATCTCGCTGTGTTTACAGTTGCGCAGCCTTGAGGGTTTATAGCTGGGGAAGAATTCCGCCCACCCCGCAGTCTGAAACACCACTTAATGTCCCACGTCTGAGAGAATGGCAAAGATGCGGGGTCTGTTCAGGTGCTCCGACAGGAATCTCACGAGGACCGTTGCATAGTTTCGTTGGAGTACCTCGTATACCCCGTCGACTTGGGGTCGCTGCTTTTCCGCCTCGTTTCCGCCTTGTGAGCGGAAATCCCCACACAGCATCATCCGCCAAGGGGATCGGTTCTCCAGACAAGCTGATTGACGAAATATTTCCTCGGCTCTTAGCTGCCTCTATTCGGGTTTATGTCCGTCCTCCGGTCGGCATTTTGTATGAGTCGTGGCAGATAACTGTCGGGAGAACTGTTCCGAGGCTGCTTGTAAGATAATCCGACAATAGTTGATCTGGGTTTCTCCTATTGCTAAGATATTAGACGAATGGCAGATACTCTATAGCATAGGTAAATCATGGCTTAAATTATATCATTCTATCAATATTCCTATGGGTTGATTCATCTGGGGTCAGACACAGTCTCGCATGCTATTATCAGGTATCCGCTTATGTACTCCAAGACAACATTGTTAAATGCATCCCTTGCTTCATTAAGATTCGTATTTATCCGTCTATATTGCCCTATGATCTAACGAAGTCTTATACAGCAGTCGATGTTGTTGTCTTGGTCGGAGTTGGAATTTGCTAGACATGATGTACATATATTTTCCTAGCGCAGTGGATGATTAATATGGAAGTAGGATAAAGTAGATAGTCTTATTCTTAGAGAAGGCTAATTGCACATCTATATACCATTGCCGTTTCGGAATCTTTAACTCTTATGCCAGGAGTGATCTACGACTACTTGTACTACTACTGGATAGATGTGACTTTATTCGACtgcttctcctttctttaGCGGTACGCCACAATTGAATCTGCAAAACCCTATGGGGCTGGTGGCTGGTCTGATGGCCTTAATTGGTCAGAGCTTCTTACTCAGCGGGAAAGTATTGCTCCATTACCAGAACCGGCTAGTCTCGGAGATACGGGCTTTTTCTCTATCAGATTCAGTCGATCTCTGCCTTTCTCCTTGAAATTTCGGCATTAAATGTGTTCTATTTTCGATGTGCAAACTAGTGCCACTACTATGCTCTCTGGTTCTATTTTAGCTTCCACCAATCTTTCGTGGCGAAGGAGTATGCCATCTAACTGCGGTGTGAATCCTCGCCGGAGTGCGATAGTGTGTTAGTGTTTAAGACTCTGAGTGGTCTTCATTGGCCCTGACGCCACAAACCTATTGTCAAGCTATTGGCTCCTAGAACTGTGGCCAACGTTGGTAGCGTTAGTGTAGATCCGTATGTTCGCGTACTTCTCTGCGCAAGTTTCAAGCCTTGCGCTGGGAATGACCTCCTTGCACTGCTACTTTTAGCATTCAAATACAAGTATTTCTTGTGTTCTCTTTCATGTATATTTTCACCCTGCTCTACTTTTCTCCTAgttatttcttctttggttagTAGGTTCAAGGACTGTGGCGGATCTCGTCCGAGCCCTACAGCTCGAGGTATACGTAAGTTCGAGAGGCTTCGGATCCACATAGTGGAGAAAGCTTCAGCTACGAGATAACGTCGTCCCAAATCTCGCAACACAATAAGCAGTTGCCTAGCCTAAGACTTTATCCATCGGCGATGATCGAGAGTGGAGTTTGCTTGACGCTTCCTTCTTAAGACCGGCCACTCCCCCTGCTACAAGGCCAGGAACAAAGGAACAGCTAGTACAATCACAAACAGACAACATCATGTTCGGCCAAAGTCTCTTTAGTTGGTTTAGCACATCGAAAACAGAGAGCTCGGAGAATGCTCAACCCACATGGGATCCCAATACTTTGACCATGACTCAACCCCAGAGTCCAGCCGCCCCGACAACTGAAAATGTTGTCGCCCATCAACCTGTACGTTTGGACGAGTCTAGGTTGATGTGCGATTATGGTTAACTGACTGCCTATTTGTAACAGACACCCACGGAAGATATGAAATTACAGCTgcgcggtggtggtggaccTGATGACGAGTGAGCAATCATCCTATCAATATGTTACCTGCCGTAGAAGACTAATGAGACTGCGAAcagttgctgctgctgttgctgcttctgcggCGATTGCTGTGGTCCTGATGGGCCTCCGGGTGGACCAGATGGCCCCGGTGGAGGTCCTCCTGGCCCGGGAGGCCCTGGTGGTTGGTAAACTTAAGGGTTGCGTATAAGCAGCGTGCATCTGATTTGACATTATGGGTTACCGCTTAATTTCCTGTACGATAGTTTGAAAATCTTTCACTTTGTTTCATGCATTGTcattctatttaattttgtGTACAAGTCTGAATGTGACTGGCAAACTCCAGACTCTTAAGAAACATCCATGCCGGTGGATTTTATGAAGAAAAAGCCCAATATCACCAACACCCCGTTTATACAGTAAACTTGGTCTTATTCACAGGACCCGCCTCTAGCGCCGCTTTGCGGACAGCCTCCTCGCCCACTTCTTCGAAGATATCGTAGCCCCAGAAAGCGGGGAAGTTGAAGCGCTTGTGGCGTTCCAGGGAAGAAAGACGGGCAAACGCATCCTCCGGTAATTGCTTGACTTGTAGGTTGGCCGCAATACGAGACGGCGTGACACTCTTGGACAGGACCACAGTCCCACGTTGAACCCCCCAGCTAGCCAACAGTGGACCAGGGTCCATGCTAAGTTCTCCGGCAATGCTGTGCACCAATGGGTCATCAACCGTACGGGGCTCTCCGGTCTGGTTGTTGCCCAGGGGTGAGTATGCCTCCACAATAATTCCCTTCCCTTGGCAGAAACGAAGGAGGTCCGGTTGTTGCAGGTAAGGATGCGCTTCGATCTGATTGGCGGCTGGAACGACAGAAACCTGGCCAAGGAGCTCTTCCAAGCGACGAACGTTGAAGTTGGACACACCAATGGCGCGGACCTTGCCTGTCGATAGCAATTTCTCCATGGCTTTGTAGGTAGTGATATAGTCGACATCTGCTAGCTCGAATACGCCGTCTTCATTTAGGGGAAACCACTTGTCACCGGATTTGAAAGCACTATGTCCGTGTTAGACTTGGGGGAGTTCATTGTACGATTCACCATTGGGACGAGGGCGTCTCACCAGGGCCAGTGCATCAAATATAAATCAAGATAGTTAACACCGAGATCCTTAAGCGTCTTGTCCAAAGCAGGCTCGACATCCTCCGGCGCATGTTTCGTATTCCAGAGCTTTCCGGTAATGAAGATTTCCTCCCGAGGAACCCCAGACTTGCGAATTCCGTTACCAACTTCCGACTCATTGCGATATATAGCAGCGCAGTCAATGTGTCGGTATCCTTGCTTCAGCGCGACTTCCACGGCATTCTCAACCTCGAGGGGTTTGGCCTGCCATGTGCCGAACCCTACCGCAGGGATTTTGGCTCCGGTGTTGAGCGTAAAGTGCGTAGACAGTGACATTGTAATACAAAAAGCGTATCGTCGAGGGAGAGAGTGAGGGAGGTCGTGAGTCAATGTACCTAATTGACAACAGTGAGCTTGCTTGATAAATACTCAATCAGTAAAGCAATCCCCAGACATCTTTAATCCCCAGGGTTCCAAATAGGGAAGTGGAGAATTCCGCCTTCCGACAAGTCGAGCGGAAAAGAATAGCGGAAAAGTCATGTACGCCTATGACacattttccttctccgAACGAGATATTTTCGTCCGCTGCATGATACCGGATACTAAGAGTTAGCTAAAATGTATTTCTTTATGGTGACAGGAGGGATAAGGAGAACCTCGGCAACTGCACGGGTAAAACTCTATCCGGCCTGTTTCGTGCAGTGGTTCTCAGCCAAGGAGAGGCTGTGGAAGCTTGATGGTCAAAAGCTTTTCAACTGCAGCCGATCCTCCACGATGTATGCTTGGCCAGTCTTGTTGACTAGGCTCGGAGTCTCTCCGTAGGCCTCGCGTCTCTATGAAATGCCATTTGTCCACATTGAGATGGATCTAAGAAGAGGATGTGCATATCCGACCATTTCCCGTAGGCCACTATCATATGGAATGGCCGTGTCATAAACCTGGGGTAGTCGAGGGTTGTGGGTGGGGACAGTGTATGCGGAGAAGCCTTTCTTATATCAACCTGAACCAGCCGCTTTGGAAGAACGAAATCTTTCTAATTTGGAGTCTGTCCTCTCTTGATTCCTTGATATTCTGTCAAACTGCACCATACCCCTTGTAACCAGACCAGAGACGGAATAGGGAAGGACTATTAATTCACAATGGCAGACATAGATTCaaaatcatcttcttcccatgTAGAGAGCGCTGTTAAGCCACTAAGCCCCGAAGTTATCCAATTCGAGGGACTTTCGGACCAGGAAGCTTTGAAGTTGGAAAGACGATGTGAGACCATTTGATCGGATTTTATTTTACAATACTGATTAAAACAGTGGTGCGCAAGATCGATCTTCACCTAATCCCCGCGCTGTTCTTGCTGTTTATCTTTAACATTCTTGACCGATCAAACATTGCCAATGCCCGCTTGGGAGGGCTACAAGAAGATTTGGGTCTTTCTGACACCCAGTACCAGACAGCTGTGGCCTTAATGGTAAGAGTAGATACAAACTCCGTGTTCCATTCAAGACTAACTCGACCGACGTGTCCAGTTCGTTGGATATCTCCTTGGCCAAGTTCCTAGCAACATTATCCTCACCCGCGTGAAGCCGTCGCGCTATATCCCTGCCGCCATTTTCGTGTGGGGTGGGATCTCCATCTGCATGGCAGCAACGAAGAACTATGCTGGAATCCTATGCGTGCGAATCTTTCTCGGCTTTGCTGaatctcccttctttcctgGTGCTTTGTATGTTCATTCCTATTTGATGACGGCTGTTATCTCTCCTGCTTACATGATGTCTAGGTTGTTAATGAGCTCATGGTACAAGGCCTCGGAGCTTGCTGTACGTGTTGCAATTGTATACTGTGGAAATACCGTTGCAAATGGGTTTGGAGGCATGCTGGCCGCTGGTATTCTCAGTGGCTTGGATGGCAAAGGTGGGCTGGCAGGATGGAGGTAAGCTCAAGCATATCACGGAAGGTCGTGGTTCCATTAGCTCACTATTCTTTGTCAGATGGTTGTTCATTATCGAAGGCGCTGGCACTATGGTAGCTGGAATGCTGGCAGTAGTTTTGCTCCCTGACTTTCCTCGTTCCGGCCAGCGAAAGTGGTTAAcggagcaggagcagcgcTTTGCAGAGTGGCGTCTGGCCGTGGCAACAAACAATGAGGTCGACGAGAATGGGTCCATCAAACAGGGCTTGAGGGATGCGGTGACTGATCCTAAAGTGTGGGTATTGGTTTTGGTACAGATCTGCCAGCTGACTTCCCAAACCTGGACATACTTCTTCCCTGTAAGTCCTCCCAGTAGTTTCTTGTCGCTAAACCCTTGTTGATGGATTGTGTATAGAGCATCGTGGAAACCCTCGGCTTCGGAAAGATCGTTACACTGCTTATCACGGCGCCAGTGTAT
This Aspergillus flavus chromosome 1, complete sequence DNA region includes the following protein-coding sequences:
- a CDS encoding putative MFS transporter, with the translated sequence MSAPDIVDEKKHDAQHVESVRSLITIDNIQVLGLSPEDAQFYTDFSAEQKKAVLRKVDIRLVPMLAVLYLISQIDRANIGNAKIEGLTEDLRLSGIQYNIVLSIFFVPYVLLEVPSNILLKSFFRPSIYLGILITCWGIVMTLTGIVQNFAGLLITRLLLGAFEAGFYPAAIYLCTFWYMPKDLAYRVSIFYCASALSGAFSGLLAAGIAQMHGIGGQEGWRWIFLLEGLATVVLGVMCFFLLIDSPRRSSKWLSPDEIRYLELQHFIKEGGDFKEQRKRVSWEELKTVLSNWRLYMLSYILLCQSAAAYGLKFTMPTITKAMGFTNTNAQLMVAPPYIAAAISAICSSKLSDHFYWRMPFAAIPLTIVTIGYFIVISFHGQLNENIGPTYFAMILVCIGLYPTHPATTSWLANNLAPSGRRAIGLALSICIGNTGGVIGSYMYMDKEAPTYYTGFGLSLAFGGSGLIVALLLELSYIYANRMKAKESEAEIRERYSDDELLAMGDKSPLFKYTL
- a CDS encoding putative NRPS-like enzyme, translating into MACTAPSLPVLSSPATSEAASASPEVSSPVTSNDEYDEPEREIYTIHDLLLTRANGKTADEPIVAYPSKDIDYVYYTPRQADLGSQLHDYVEAAAIHYAELVPQRRSSDDPVQVVGLLGPSDFEYLVTLMAISRLGHTVLLLSTRIAEDAYVSLVDATKASFLIAQDGFKAMADNVSRRTGVTVQPVLRREDYDSSTTGKLVLDETKFDGPSESKNVCWIIHSSGSTGHPKPIYQTHAGALKNYANNFGLKGFITLPLFHAHGISCLFRAIHSQKLIYMYNAKLPLTASYLLSTLQGHPDIQVLYAVPYALKLLSESEQGLESLARMELVMFGGSSCPKPIGDTLVKNGTLLVSHYGTTETGQLMTSFRERSDLDWDYVRPGPSLLPYIRWEERFPGIYELSVLEGWPSKVASNRPDGSYATKDLFEKHPTKPNAWRYYARLDDTLVLENGEKANPLIIEGVARNHPDVGEAIAFGANKDRLGLFLVRAANALSKTDEEIIDAVFPAIEKCNADSPSYAHISRDMIQVLPSDTVYRATDKGTVIRSAFYRDFNEQIEQVYEQGDATGDRVLEGTELNMFLRESLLEVAPTINSAVLDDTTDVFSLGVDSLQSIRLRKIITKTLNVGGQRLSQNFVFEHPSIQRMADEITRLRLGLDADKEIPIEEQMSQLIDKYSNNFKAHTPVPQTVNGERIAVTGATGSLGAHLVAQLVQMEQVHTVFCLVRANSAHDALRRVRQSLYDRGLLYSLSPPDERKIVALPAQLSNTSRLGLDEPTYKQLTQSLTAVIHCAWSVNFNWSLGSFEDSCIAATRNLLDLCLDAQAPMPARFSFCSSVSTVARTPGHWVPEELPESLSYAQGMGYAQSKLVTEHIVNRAAQHTNIAARVLRVGQIVADTVHGIWNATEAIPMILQTAKTIKALPELDDILSWTPVDVIATSVIELTLGTNVANIVNLTNPTLSHWTRDLLPFLKTAGLEFEQLPQREWLNRLRQSNPDPAANPPIKLIEFFASKYDNDRPSRVLLYDTKKAQAGAPALRQAGGLNAQFVSRFMAHFQNQCWSNKDTTSISKKSREVIFLAGPCGCGKSTAAQALAQRFSIPIIEGDDLHSPASRQRMANNIPLTDSDRWDWLAHIRGAVMDRLQHSAAPAVVVTCSALRTIYRDELRRLSRLFDFPVNVTFLMLSIKDRAQLKDRLIARSAKEGHYMSSAMVDSQLDTLESPSGSEGDVILLDSDEPMEKMLEGVQDVVQGLLDV
- a CDS encoding putative aldehyde reductase I, coding for MSLSTHFTLNTGAKIPAVGFGTWQAKPLEVENAVEVALKQGYRHIDCAAIYRNESEVGNGIRKSGVPREEIFITGKLWNTKHAPEDVEPALDKTLKDLGVNYLDLYLMHWPCAFKSGDKWFPLNEDGVFELADVDYITTYKAMEKLLSTGKVRAIGVSNFNVRRLEELLGQVSVVPAANQIEAHPYLQQPDLLRFCQGKGIIVEAYSPLGNNQTGEPRTVDDPLVHSIAGELSMDPGPLLASWGVQRGTVVLSKSVTPSRIAANLQVKQLPEDAFARLSSLERHKRFNFPAFWGYDIFEEVGEEAVRKAALEAGPVNKTKFTV
- a CDS encoding putative pantothenate transporter, which produces MADIDSKSSSSHVESAVKPLSPEVIQFEGLSDQEALKLERRLVRKIDLHLIPALFLLFIFNILDRSNIANARLGGLQEDLGLSDTQYQTAVALMFVGYLLGQVPSNIILTRVKPSRYIPAAIFVWGGISICMAATKNYAGILCVRIFLGFAESPFFPGALLLMSSWYKASELAVRVAIVYCGNTVANGFGGMLAAGILSGLDGKGGLAGWRWLFIIEGAGTMVAGMLAVVLLPDFPRSGQRKWLTEQEQRFAEWRLAVATNNEVDENGSIKQGLRDAVTDPKVWVLVLVQICQLTSQTWTYFFPSIVETLGFGKIVTLLITAPVYVFGFISALGNSFITNRTNYRAILIVWPLCIDIVGNVMVISSQATAVRYIGMFLMCMGSYSAFNVVQAWIASTIPRTRTKRAIVYAMVNFFGNSSNIYGSYFFPTKDSPQYRPGGIILSSFAAGGVCFSILLAVYLHWLNTNARKAEEDDGQIRYKYIF